One window of Alkaliphilus metalliredigens QYMF genomic DNA carries:
- a CDS encoding cell division protein ZapA — MEKKNKVVVKIKGQEYPILGEEPKEYLLRVGNFVDERMEEIAKANSKLSTSMAAVLTSINIADQFLKLKMEVDTVEKEYVGPLKDLDNIKGQLTSALEQVEERKAYCNVLEEKVDSLTQSHKSYDEENKSMKEKLTQKETDLAKTQEIINGLQNKLFENQIKLVQARKELDEVIQKGDYQKTKDNKRES; from the coding sequence ATGGAAAAAAAGAATAAGGTAGTTGTTAAGATAAAGGGACAGGAATATCCAATTCTTGGAGAAGAGCCAAAGGAATACCTATTGCGGGTGGGTAATTTTGTAGACGAGAGAATGGAAGAAATTGCAAAGGCTAACTCAAAGTTAAGTACTTCTATGGCTGCTGTCCTAACATCCATTAATATTGCAGATCAGTTCTTAAAGCTCAAGATGGAAGTGGATACGGTAGAAAAAGAATATGTAGGTCCATTAAAGGATTTAGACAATATAAAAGGTCAACTGACATCAGCGCTAGAGCAAGTAGAGGAGCGCAAAGCCTACTGCAATGTATTAGAAGAAAAAGTAGACTCCTTGACCCAAAGTCATAAATCATATGATGAAGAGAATAAATCTATGAAAGAAAAACTCACCCAAAAAGAGACGGATTTGGCTAAAACCCAGGAGATTATCAATGGTCTCCAAAATAAATTATTTGAAAACCAGATTAAATTGGTACAAGCCCGCAAAGAGTTGGATGAAGTGATCCAAAAAGGTGACTACCAAAAAACAAAAGATAACAAGAGGGAAAGCTGA
- a CDS encoding DUF3656 domain-containing U32 family peptidase: MRREIELLAPAGSFEALRAAVQNGANAIYLGGAEFSARAYASNFDREQLEEAVDYAHMRGVKIYVTVNTLIKDREMEGLLGYITFLYQIDVDAIIVQDLGLVKILRETLPEFEVHCSTQMTLHNSEGVKLLKNMGMSRVVLARELSLEEIKTIYQTTEMELEVFVHGALCVSYSGQCLMSSLIGGRSGNRGRCAQPCRRMYELYDLEKGEPVQPIDSQAFHMSMRDLNTFDHIHQLIDSGVTSFKIEGRMKKPQYVASIVGSYRQAIDHYLEHNQAFKDEELQWEMEQMFNRKFTKGYLFNSQKTEVINIQKPNNRGVSLGEVMDYHTKTKKMKIKLLRDIEPGDGIEVWGQKKEEIGGSVKIQGSKGQVVEIEMRGNIQPGDEVYKTLDISLNKELEKTYHRQVENRKINIRAEIKVELGNPCELSLWDDRGNTAFVKSDFIVEAAQKVAVDKEKIVKNVSKLGDTPYHLENVQVTLDPNVSVPLSVINDIRRKAIEIINAQRNVGYKGRPDVIPHLPMLNDIIEDKYSHASRRKGLVVKCDSIMHLREVVTKDVHRVYYGDFKTLQVAIDLCHGKKIEIYFKSPSIIKDQEMTHLVEGLSKLKIDGVLAGDLGMLNVSIQNLKIPTIADYSLNIFNSYTAQLMADMGAKGMTPSLELTLREMKGLKSIKGLDTEAVSYGKLPIMTMEYCPLVQVEKCDQQCAPCKYYQYDYRWGLKDHKDIIFPFTKDYWGRTILFNGQTLYLADKLSDFKDLKVKWLRLEFTDETKEDVTSTITQYEKGLMGKEEPLKKKQGTFTRGHYYRGVE, encoded by the coding sequence GTGAGAAGAGAAATTGAACTACTGGCTCCGGCAGGTAGTTTTGAAGCATTACGAGCAGCAGTTCAAAATGGCGCCAATGCCATCTATTTAGGTGGTGCAGAGTTCAGTGCAAGGGCCTATGCCTCAAACTTTGACCGAGAGCAATTAGAGGAAGCTGTTGATTATGCTCATATGAGAGGTGTTAAAATTTATGTGACGGTGAACACCTTAATCAAAGATAGAGAAATGGAAGGCCTACTAGGGTATATTACCTTCTTATATCAGATCGATGTTGATGCAATTATTGTACAAGATCTTGGCCTGGTTAAAATTCTCAGAGAAACACTGCCAGAATTTGAAGTCCATTGTAGTACACAAATGACTCTACATAATAGTGAAGGCGTGAAATTGCTTAAGAACATGGGTATGAGTCGTGTTGTCTTAGCTAGGGAGCTCTCCTTAGAAGAAATTAAGACAATTTATCAAACAACAGAAATGGAGCTAGAGGTGTTTGTACATGGGGCTCTATGTGTCAGCTATTCAGGGCAATGTTTAATGAGTAGCTTGATCGGAGGTCGTAGTGGTAATCGTGGACGTTGTGCTCAGCCATGCCGCAGAATGTATGAATTATATGATTTGGAAAAGGGAGAACCTGTCCAACCCATAGACTCCCAAGCATTTCATATGAGCATGCGGGATCTAAATACATTTGATCATATTCATCAATTGATTGATAGTGGTGTCACCTCCTTTAAAATAGAAGGAAGAATGAAAAAGCCTCAATATGTGGCTTCAATTGTAGGATCCTATCGACAAGCCATAGATCATTATTTAGAGCACAATCAAGCTTTTAAGGATGAAGAATTGCAATGGGAAATGGAACAAATGTTTAATCGGAAGTTTACCAAAGGCTACCTATTTAACAGCCAAAAGACTGAAGTGATAAATATCCAGAAGCCTAATAATAGAGGCGTTTCATTGGGAGAAGTAATGGATTATCATACAAAGACAAAAAAAATGAAAATAAAATTATTAAGAGATATAGAACCTGGAGATGGAATCGAAGTATGGGGACAAAAGAAAGAAGAAATCGGCGGTTCTGTTAAAATTCAGGGAAGTAAGGGACAAGTTGTGGAAATTGAGATGAGAGGTAATATCCAGCCAGGAGATGAAGTTTACAAAACCCTAGACATCAGCTTAAATAAAGAGCTTGAAAAAACCTATCATCGACAAGTTGAAAACAGGAAAATTAATATTAGAGCAGAAATTAAAGTTGAACTAGGGAATCCATGTGAATTATCATTGTGGGATGACAGGGGAAATACAGCCTTTGTAAAAAGTGACTTTATTGTAGAGGCTGCTCAAAAGGTCGCTGTAGATAAAGAGAAGATCGTCAAAAATGTAAGCAAGCTTGGCGATACCCCCTATCATTTGGAAAATGTCCAGGTTACCTTAGACCCCAATGTATCGGTACCACTGTCTGTGATTAATGACATAAGAAGAAAAGCAATTGAAATCATAAATGCCCAAAGGAATGTAGGCTACAAAGGAAGACCGGATGTCATTCCCCATTTACCCATGCTCAATGACATCATAGAGGATAAGTATAGTCACGCCAGTAGAAGAAAGGGTCTTGTTGTAAAATGTGACTCTATTATGCACCTTAGAGAGGTAGTCACAAAGGATGTACATCGGGTTTACTACGGGGATTTTAAAACACTACAGGTTGCCATAGATCTTTGTCATGGGAAAAAAATAGAAATATACTTTAAGAGCCCTTCCATTATTAAAGATCAAGAAATGACTCATCTTGTTGAAGGTTTATCGAAGCTGAAAATTGATGGCGTGTTGGCAGGAGACCTAGGCATGCTCAATGTGAGTATTCAAAATCTTAAAATACCTACCATTGCAGATTATTCCCTAAATATCTTCAATAGCTATACAGCACAATTGATGGCAGATATGGGCGCAAAGGGAATGACACCATCATTGGAACTGACACTGAGGGAAATGAAAGGACTCAAGAGTATAAAAGGATTAGATACTGAGGCTGTATCCTATGGGAAGCTTCCCATCATGACAATGGAATATTGTCCCTTGGTTCAGGTGGAAAAGTGCGATCAACAATGTGCCCCATGTAAATATTATCAGTATGACTATCGATGGGGACTGAAGGACCATAAGGACATTATTTTTCCCTTTACTAAGGATTACTGGGGAAGAACCATTTTATTCAATGGACAAACACTTTATTTAGCCGACAAGCTCTCTGACTTTAAGGATTTGAAGGTGAAGTGGCTAAGGTTAGAATTTACTGATGAAACAAAGGAAGATGTGACTTCTACCATTACCCAATACGAAAAGGGCTTAATGGGAAAAGAGGAGCCTTTAAAGAAAAAGCAAGGCACCTTTACACGGGGACATTATTACCGTGGGGTTGAATAA
- the mntR gene encoding transcriptional regulator MntR — protein sequence MTMDKTDEFYTARGYEMSRKQHRLTASMEDYIEMIYRLSVKSGYTRVNDLAEKLNVQPPSVTKMMQKLHEKGLLDYQKYGMIHLTSEGIRLGKYFLERHNIVKEFLAILGANDNLQKDVEGIEHFLSWSNYQILAAFLQYLKENQDFIENFAQYRNRWLAEEVKKELHTQNKYFEK from the coding sequence ATGACCATGGACAAAACAGATGAGTTTTACACAGCCAGGGGATATGAAATGAGTAGAAAGCAACATAGGTTGACAGCTAGTATGGAGGATTACATCGAGATGATTTATCGGCTGAGTGTGAAAAGTGGCTACACCCGAGTCAATGACTTAGCAGAAAAGCTTAATGTACAGCCTCCCTCTGTCACAAAAATGATGCAAAAACTTCATGAAAAGGGATTGCTGGACTATCAAAAGTATGGAATGATCCACTTAACATCTGAGGGTATACGGCTAGGGAAGTACTTTCTAGAAAGACATAATATTGTAAAAGAGTTTTTGGCAATATTAGGGGCTAATGATAATTTACAAAAGGATGTGGAAGGAATAGAGCATTTTCTAAGCTGGAGTAATTATCAAATTTTAGCAGCCTTTCTTCAGTATCTAAAAGAGAATCAGGATTTTATTGAAAACTTTGCTCAATACAGAAATCGGTGGCTAGCAGAGGAAGTTAAAAAAGAGTTGCATACACAAAACAAATATTTTGAAAAATAG
- a CDS encoding metal ABC transporter ATP-binding protein yields MEKDYVVQVDNLTVSYYGNTALQNISFAVEPSQLVGIIGPNGAGKSTLIKAILGLMHIEKGNVKVFNQIIQKVNKRIAYVPQHNDIDLDFPVLVEEVVMMGRYPHLSWWQWPSKSDKQSVEKALAELGVEDLKKRQIGELSGGQRQRVFLARALVQDAELFFLDEPFSGIDVISENIIIKQLRNLKKQGKTIFVVHHDLSKAEAYFDQLILLNKNLVKYGDSKDVFKMGLLHKAYNGSIAMGRNEDQLMVVSQ; encoded by the coding sequence ATGGAAAAGGATTATGTAGTTCAAGTTGATAACCTAACCGTGTCCTATTATGGAAATACAGCGCTCCAAAATATATCATTTGCAGTTGAACCTAGTCAGCTAGTTGGGATTATAGGACCCAATGGTGCAGGAAAATCAACACTGATTAAAGCCATTTTAGGGCTCATGCATATAGAGAAAGGAAATGTGAAAGTGTTTAATCAGATAATCCAAAAGGTAAATAAACGAATTGCATATGTTCCCCAGCACAATGACATTGACTTGGATTTTCCTGTTTTGGTAGAAGAGGTTGTGATGATGGGAAGATATCCTCATCTCTCCTGGTGGCAGTGGCCCAGTAAGTCTGATAAACAGAGTGTAGAAAAAGCCCTAGCAGAGCTGGGGGTAGAAGATTTGAAAAAAAGACAAATTGGAGAACTGTCAGGAGGACAAAGACAGCGGGTGTTTTTAGCTAGAGCATTGGTCCAAGATGCAGAACTATTCTTTTTAGATGAACCTTTTTCAGGAATTGATGTCATTTCAGAAAATATTATCATTAAACAATTAAGAAATTTAAAAAAGCAAGGGAAAACTATCTTTGTGGTACATCATGATTTAAGCAAAGCAGAAGCCTATTTTGATCAACTAATTTTATTAAATAAAAATCTTGTAAAATATGGGGACAGTAAGGATGTATTCAAAATGGGGCTACTTCATAAGGCTTACAATGGGAGTATTGCTATGGGCAGGAATGAAGATCAATTAATGGTGGTGAGTCAATGA
- a CDS encoding metal ABC transporter permease, whose protein sequence is MMENIRFFMEALQSYQYLQNAMIAGVLVGVICGMMGCFIILRGMALMGDAISHAVLPGVVIAYLLGFSFFIGAVITGAMTAIGIGYITQHSKIKDDSAIGIMFTAAFALGIVMITAQKGTDVHLWHILFGNVLAVSRVDLWVIFTIGVVVIGGLLLFYRQFLLSTFDPTMAQAIGLPTKKIHYLLMLMLSLVTVAALNTVGIVLVVAMLITPGSTAYLLTNRLPIMLALSALFGVVSSVIGVYCSFIYDVATGGSIVLVASILFAMAFLFAPRQGIVRVWWREKIRYGAVQ, encoded by the coding sequence ATGATGGAAAACATTCGTTTCTTTATGGAAGCTTTGCAATCCTATCAATATCTACAAAATGCAATGATTGCAGGAGTCTTGGTGGGAGTCATATGTGGGATGATGGGGTGCTTTATCATTCTAAGGGGAATGGCACTAATGGGTGATGCTATATCCCATGCAGTACTTCCTGGAGTCGTCATTGCATATTTGCTAGGTTTTAGTTTTTTTATTGGGGCGGTCATAACAGGTGCCATGACTGCCATAGGAATAGGATACATTACACAGCATAGTAAAATTAAGGATGATTCAGCCATTGGTATTATGTTTACCGCAGCATTTGCCCTGGGGATTGTGATGATTACAGCTCAAAAGGGAACTGATGTGCATCTGTGGCATATCCTCTTTGGCAATGTACTTGCTGTATCTAGGGTGGATCTATGGGTGATATTTACCATTGGTGTGGTGGTAATTGGAGGCCTGCTATTGTTCTATAGACAGTTCTTGCTAAGTACATTTGACCCCACAATGGCCCAGGCAATTGGATTGCCAACAAAGAAAATCCATTATCTGTTGATGCTCATGCTATCCTTAGTAACTGTGGCTGCATTAAATACAGTAGGGATTGTCTTGGTGGTAGCCATGTTAATTACACCAGGATCTACAGCTTATCTATTAACAAATCGCTTGCCTATCATGTTGGCACTTTCAGCTTTATTTGGTGTGGTATCCTCTGTGATTGGTGTTTATTGCTCTTTTATTTATGATGTTGCCACAGGTGGTTCAATTGTTTTAGTGGCATCGATACTATTTGCCATGGCATTTCTATTTGCACCTAGACAAGGAATTGTAAGGGTATGGTGGAGAGAAAAGATAAGATATGGTGCAGTACAATAA
- a CDS encoding metal ABC transporter solute-binding protein, Zn/Mn family: protein MILKKKKLYFVLGILLTLTLILSACSNTIEPAIEDNIDESLAQHEDIEDPEEGLQILTTISIIGDLVENVIGDRGQVEYLVPIGEEPEEYEPIPSDFQKISDTDVVFANGLNLEGWIERVMTNVSGTDLVYVTEGAPTITLIDQDIDDPHLWLNVSYVIDYYLDNILNTVISLDPQGEGTYRENTEQYIKELRELELWIEESVKEIPEENRLIVISENALKYFGEAYGFETEGIWELNSHEEGTPQQISRVIDLVRERNIPSIFVETTVSDRYMQMVSSESRVPIAGSLYTDAIGVKGSPGDTYIKMMRHNVEVLVEGLRGR, encoded by the coding sequence ATGATATTGAAAAAGAAAAAATTGTACTTTGTATTAGGTATTTTATTGACATTGACATTAATACTATCAGCTTGTAGTAACACGATAGAACCAGCAATTGAAGATAACATTGATGAATCATTAGCACAGCATGAGGACATAGAAGATCCTGAAGAAGGACTACAAATCTTAACGACAATCTCAATTATAGGGGACTTAGTAGAAAATGTAATAGGAGACCGTGGGCAAGTGGAATATTTAGTACCAATAGGAGAGGAACCAGAAGAGTATGAGCCTATTCCAAGTGATTTTCAAAAAATCAGTGATACCGATGTTGTCTTTGCTAATGGATTAAACCTAGAGGGCTGGATTGAAAGAGTCATGACAAATGTCAGCGGTACAGATTTAGTTTATGTGACTGAAGGAGCTCCCACCATAACGTTAATCGATCAGGACATTGACGATCCACATTTATGGCTCAATGTAAGCTATGTTATTGATTATTACTTAGATAATATTTTAAATACCGTCATCTCTTTGGATCCCCAAGGGGAAGGAACTTATCGAGAAAATACGGAACAATACATTAAAGAGTTAAGGGAATTAGAGCTATGGATTGAAGAAAGCGTTAAAGAAATTCCAGAAGAAAACCGACTCATTGTCATTAGTGAAAACGCACTAAAATATTTTGGAGAAGCCTATGGATTTGAAACGGAGGGCATATGGGAGTTGAATTCCCACGAAGAGGGAACACCACAACAAATTTCCCGGGTAATTGATTTAGTAAGAGAGCGAAATATACCATCAATTTTCGTAGAAACCACAGTCAGTGATCGATATATGCAAATGGTTTCTAGTGAATCCAGGGTACCCATTGCAGGGAGTTTGTACACAGATGCAATCGGCGTTAAGGGGAGCCCGGGAGATACTTATATTAAAATGATGAGGCATAATGTAGAAGTACTTGTAGAAGGTTTGAGGGGACGTTAA
- a CDS encoding ATP-binding protein, with amino-acid sequence MRVGFFGKGGSGKTTATAGFISYLKDMGDHVLAVDADMNVHLGKTLQMEHKSIGDAFDEFEEYLEGHRRHPVVENKKPVIIGTTPPALNSRFIRPKSEDPFIKTYATQRDNISLITVGTYRNTEVGHSCYHGKLGALELMYNRLLDDKHDIVVADSTAGVDSVGTSMFFVYDIIIFVVEPTLRSLNVYLDFLKITKNYSLNVYVLGNKVTDEDDINFLKEHIGEDKLIGCIKHSSDLRRFEQGDNSSFDEFINKNQAVFETIHRLIMDTEKNWDSYYERVLNVYKAGCQEWYNNYYSEELEKYIDPEFNYTKVVLAL; translated from the coding sequence ATGAGAGTAGGATTTTTTGGTAAGGGTGGAAGCGGAAAAACAACAGCTACAGCAGGGTTTATCAGCTATTTAAAAGATATGGGGGACCATGTTCTTGCTGTTGATGCAGATATGAATGTTCACCTAGGAAAAACACTACAGATGGAGCATAAATCAATAGGAGATGCCTTCGATGAATTTGAAGAATACTTAGAAGGCCATAGAAGACATCCAGTAGTGGAAAATAAGAAGCCTGTTATTATCGGGACAACACCTCCCGCTCTAAATTCAAGGTTTATAAGACCTAAAAGTGAGGATCCTTTTATCAAGACATATGCAACCCAAAGAGATAATATTTCTCTAATTACTGTAGGCACCTATAGAAATACTGAGGTGGGGCATTCATGTTATCACGGGAAGTTAGGAGCATTGGAGCTTATGTACAATCGCCTGTTGGATGATAAACATGATATTGTCGTGGCTGATTCAACCGCAGGGGTAGATAGTGTTGGCACAAGTATGTTTTTTGTTTATGACATTATTATTTTTGTTGTAGAGCCAACATTAAGGAGCCTTAATGTTTATCTGGATTTTCTAAAAATCACAAAAAACTATTCGCTAAATGTCTATGTGTTAGGCAATAAGGTTACAGATGAAGATGATATCAATTTCCTTAAAGAACATATTGGCGAGGACAAGCTTATTGGATGTATAAAACATTCCAGTGATTTAAGAAGATTTGAACAGGGAGACAATAGCTCTTTTGACGAATTTATAAATAAAAACCAAGCAGTATTTGAAACCATCCACCGCCTGATTATGGATACAGAAAAAAACTGGGATAGCTATTATGAAAGAGTATTAAATGTCTATAAAGCTGGATGTCAAGAATGGTACAATAACTACTATTCAGAAGAACTTGAAAAATATATTGATCCAGAATTTAACTATACTAAAGTGGTGTTAGCTTTATGA
- a CDS encoding Y4yA family PLP-dependent enzyme, translated as MIKFTAFLRETIKEFIDEKHSLLNLIDGLGSPLNIIFPEEINQNIEEFKEVFNKHFVSGKVFYAHKTNKSNSIVRQASFEAVNIDVASENELKSALKNGFTGDRIEATGPKNRNFITLGLQHNIIFNIDNLQELDQVMELKKAIDFQNTKKVKILLRFSGFKSESIKVLSKNSKFGIPASGIYQALEKLSQYREDIHFWGFSFHVDTIDLKEKVIAIENCIDFFDIARDHDFEPRVLDIGGGFKVSYIEDAKEWNDSISYLKESILGYQEGVTWNNQTFGIQQEKGVLKGTLNIYNYHDNLTGPKYLDALLSTRLPKFENRTIGTILSENMIDLFIEPGKALVNQLGLSAAKVNFIKQSSDDEILIGLDLKRTDVVMGDQELFIDPIIIHRSKVTDLQEDKGVYFIGNLCLESDLIFKHKIFINQLPANGDIVIFPNTAGYFMDFNATDSIMQPIAKKVAVVKQKSEFKWFIDELYNPVNTH; from the coding sequence ATGATAAAATTCACAGCTTTTCTTAGAGAAACCATTAAGGAATTTATAGATGAAAAGCATAGTCTTTTAAATTTAATTGATGGTTTGGGATCACCATTAAATATTATATTTCCAGAGGAAATTAATCAAAACATAGAAGAATTTAAGGAAGTGTTCAATAAGCATTTTGTCAGTGGGAAGGTATTTTATGCTCATAAAACCAATAAGTCAAATTCAATAGTTAGACAAGCCTCCTTTGAAGCTGTTAATATTGATGTGGCATCTGAAAATGAACTAAAGAGCGCTTTAAAGAATGGATTTACAGGAGATAGAATTGAGGCAACAGGCCCTAAAAATAGAAATTTCATCACCCTAGGGCTGCAACATAACATCATTTTTAATATTGATAATTTACAAGAGCTTGATCAAGTAATGGAACTTAAAAAAGCAATAGATTTTCAAAATACAAAGAAGGTGAAAATTCTTTTGAGATTTAGCGGATTTAAATCTGAAAGTATTAAAGTGCTATCTAAAAACAGTAAGTTTGGCATACCGGCAAGTGGGATTTATCAAGCTTTAGAAAAACTAAGTCAATATAGAGAGGATATTCATTTTTGGGGATTTTCTTTCCATGTAGATACCATTGATCTCAAAGAAAAAGTGATAGCAATTGAAAATTGCATTGACTTCTTTGATATTGCTAGAGACCATGATTTTGAGCCAAGGGTGCTAGATATAGGAGGCGGTTTTAAAGTTAGCTATATAGAGGATGCCAAGGAATGGAATGACAGTATTAGTTATTTAAAGGAATCAATATTAGGCTATCAGGAAGGTGTAACCTGGAATAATCAAACCTTCGGCATACAGCAAGAAAAAGGGGTACTTAAAGGCACGTTAAATATTTATAATTACCATGATAATCTAACAGGCCCCAAGTATTTAGACGCCTTATTATCCACAAGGTTACCGAAATTTGAAAATAGAACAATAGGAACAATCCTAAGTGAAAATATGATTGATCTATTTATCGAACCTGGTAAGGCACTGGTGAATCAATTGGGCTTGAGTGCCGCAAAGGTTAACTTTATCAAACAATCTTCTGATGATGAAATTCTAATAGGGTTAGACCTTAAAAGGACAGATGTTGTGATGGGGGACCAAGAATTATTCATAGATCCAATTATAATCCATAGAAGTAAAGTCACAGATTTACAGGAAGATAAAGGGGTCTATTTCATCGGGAATCTATGTCTAGAATCAGATTTAATATTCAAACATAAAATTTTCATAAACCAACTACCTGCTAATGGAGATATAGTGATATTTCCTAATACAGCTGGTTATTTTATGGATTTTAATGCCACTGATTCCATTATGCAGCCAATTGCTAAAAAAGTGGCTGTAGTAAAGCAGAAAAGTGAATTTAAATGGTTTATCGATGAACTATACAATCCAGTAAATACTCATTAA
- a CDS encoding pyridoxal-phosphate dependent enzyme — protein MLYNNIIELIGNTPILRIAPEVHKLKNIDIYAKLEFYNPFGSVKDRVAYGMIKDDIKNIKENNQTIIESSSGNTAKALQVLAAINGIEFKTVTNRIKIPEVKSILQMLGAEIEELPGLSECPDPTDPNDPVIYIEKIMSQEANQYFHTAQYVNMKNRDTHYDTTGKEIYKDVGSVDYFFGTLGTTGSSRGIIEYLYEKNENMKKVGIVADKGDTIPGIRNIDEMYEVGIYEKKLYDHIITVDSIEAIDGMLKLIKQCGVLGGPTSGGAFWGTLKYLQEIDEGLSEKKKAVFVVCDRVEWYVSYIQKRRPDLFDATIKKETIRNLSQEELSNATTIKIQEALEWVEKNNSLIIDLRGGLAFKTSHIPNSINIVDDYFEALLDSGMPFANNMTVLLVCPVGEKSKKFVALMKKRGFEAYSLEGGMVAWRDAGYPMERSRQKKKG, from the coding sequence ATGCTATATAATAATATAATTGAGCTTATTGGAAATACACCTATTCTAAGGATTGCTCCAGAAGTTCATAAATTAAAAAATATTGACATTTATGCTAAACTAGAGTTTTACAATCCCTTTGGGTCTGTTAAGGATCGGGTAGCTTATGGGATGATTAAGGATGATATAAAAAATATTAAGGAAAACAATCAAACAATAATTGAATCCTCCAGTGGAAATACCGCTAAAGCCCTACAGGTTTTAGCTGCCATTAACGGAATAGAATTTAAAACAGTTACGAACAGAATTAAGATTCCAGAGGTGAAAAGCATTTTGCAAATGCTTGGGGCGGAAATAGAAGAGCTACCAGGTCTTTCTGAATGTCCTGATCCTACAGACCCTAATGATCCTGTTATATATATTGAAAAGATTATGTCTCAGGAGGCTAATCAATATTTTCACACTGCTCAGTATGTTAATATGAAGAATCGAGATACCCATTATGATACAACGGGGAAAGAAATTTATAAAGATGTTGGAAGCGTAGATTATTTCTTTGGCACATTAGGTACCACAGGTTCTAGTAGAGGCATTATAGAGTATCTTTACGAAAAAAATGAAAACATGAAAAAGGTCGGTATTGTAGCGGATAAAGGTGATACAATCCCAGGGATTAGAAACATAGATGAAATGTATGAAGTAGGGATATATGAGAAGAAGCTATATGATCATATTATTACTGTGGATTCGATAGAAGCAATTGATGGAATGTTGAAGTTAATTAAACAGTGTGGGGTATTAGGAGGGCCTACAAGTGGTGGAGCCTTCTGGGGAACATTAAAATATCTACAAGAAATTGACGAAGGTTTATCGGAAAAGAAAAAAGCAGTATTCGTTGTTTGTGATAGAGTGGAATGGTATGTATCCTACATTCAAAAAAGGCGACCGGATCTTTTTGATGCGACGATTAAAAAGGAGACCATTAGAAATCTATCTCAAGAAGAATTATCCAACGCCACAACGATAAAAATCCAAGAAGCATTGGAGTGGGTAGAAAAGAATAATTCTCTAATTATTGATTTAAGGGGAGGTTTGGCATTTAAAACAAGCCATATACCAAATTCAATCAACATAGTAGATGATTATTTTGAAGCGTTACTGGATTCTGGCATGCCCTTTGCCAATAACATGACTGTTCTACTGGTATGTCCAGTGGGAGAAAAATCCAAAAAATTTGTAGCACTAATGAAAAAGAGAGGGTTTGAAGCCTATAGTTTAGAGGGAGGAATGGTGGCATGGAGGGATGCAGGGTATCCTATGGAACGTTCAAGACAGAAAAAGAAGGGTTAG